In Quercus robur chromosome 11, dhQueRobu3.1, whole genome shotgun sequence, the sequence AATATACTATTTATacgattataaatattttgcaTTCTAATAAGATAAAACAAACACACCTCTCCTCTCCCTCCATCGGAGTTCCTATTCTAATAGAAACAAACAACAGTATGTAAATTCCTTAAACTAGTGGTAAACAGCCATTAATACCCATTGGCTATATATTGTTTTGTCTACAAGACTACAACCAAAAAACCATAATTTCCTCCCATACACAAACAAAgccttaataaataaataaaaacaaaaaaaagcaaaaaaaaaaaattcctctatTATAAAAATCCAATATTCTCCTTTCCACCGCCACTACATAAAACCCTCCCCGTGTTCTAACTTcactcaatctctctctctctctctcactcctaAAATGTCTGATATCGCTTTTAACAAACGCAAATACGATGGCCAGGCGGAGTCGCCCCCGGCCACTCGAAGGACCGGTTTCTCCGCTCCGATCGCGCCTCACTCTCCGTACTCGGCTCCTCCTTCCTACAACGCCGTCGCTCCTCCCATCGAAGGCAAGCAGCTCGCCCAGGAAGTCGCAGAGAAAGGCGCTTCTGGATTCAATTCTCACGAGTCTGGCTTCAGCTCCATTCCTCCTGGTtccgcctctctctctctacacgTTTCGTTTTCTGTATTGAATTTGTTAGGGTTCTCGATGTATAGCATCTAGGGTTTTGGTTACTAGGGTTATTGATCTAGTTTTGTGTTAGTGTATTAGTTAGCTATAATTGATTCTAGGGTTTTGGTTGCTAGggttattaattataattgaaTGTTTATTGTGTAATTATATGAATCTAATGCAAAAGCTCTGGTGACTTTGATTTGGTTGGATGGACAGATGTGAAGCCACACACAATGAGTAAGAAGTTCGGTATTCCAAAAGGAAGAGTTGGTCATATTATTGGGAAAGATGGGGAGACCATCGGAAATCTTCAAACTCAGTCTGGAACTAAGATACAGATCACTCAGGAGGATATGAATGCAGACCCCAATTCTGTCACCCTAACTAGGTTGGTGGAGCTCATGGGTACCCCGGAACAGATTGCCAAGGCTGAGCAGTTGATAATTGACCTTCTTGCTAAGATGGTGCTTATTGCTAACTCTAACTGTGCCCTCTAGCATttttgtgtgtgcgtgtgttcaatgctaaattaaaattttgtgtgATATTAATATAGCCAGGTGGTTTTGGCTAGGCTTATCAAAGTTCGACTGGATGGTCTAAGCGTGTTGTTTTTGGAATGAAAATACGAAATAACAAGGTATACATAAGTTACTGTTTTTGCCAGCTCAAGCTGAAAGTTTTATTGGCATGTTTCAGGATATTATGTGATATGCATCTCATTTCATTGCTATCCGTGTTGCTCTGTTGAATTTTTGGACCTTTTCCATTCTATGttgtttatatgtatatatgtatgcaCATCCTGTGGTTTTTTGTATGCGCATATGTTCCTAGCATTTTGGCTTATGTTCCTAGCATTTTGGAAAAGTTCGTCATGGTTATTTGTGGAAACAATTTTGTGCAGAATCGTGTTAAAAATCCTTCAATGGTTGGATGTTACCCTCAGCAAGGTTACCAAGCACGGCCTCCTACAGGCTGGGGCACACTTAGGGCTCTCCCCTTTCAACAACCAGGTTATGGCTATGTGCAGGTATATCCAAGCCCATCTCCCCAGTATAACATGTCTCAGCCTCCTTATTCAGGCTATCCTCCTCAACTTGCGTCTGGTGGATATGCCTCCAATTGGGACCAGTCAGCTGTCCCACCATCTCAACAGACTTCTCAGCGAGGTGGTAATGATTATTACAGTCAACAACCACATTCACAGCAACAGCAAACCCCTGGTGGTCCTGCAGCTCTGGCAGATAACTCTGGTTATTGTTATGGTCAACAACAACCTTCAAGCTATAATCAACAGGGACAGGGTTATACTCAAGATGGCTATGGAAGGTATCAGGCACAACCTCAATCTGGATATAGCCAACCACCATCATATGATCAGCAACAGGGGTATGCTTCTGCTCCTACCTATGGGAATGTGACTAGTCCAACACAAGGCGGGCACACTCCCTCCTATGGTTCCCAGGGGTATTCGACCCAGGCTCCACCTGTCCAGCCTTCTTCTATGGGCCAGCAAGGATACACTGGATATGGGCCTGGCTATGGAGCACCTCAAGCTCAGAAACCTCTTGCGAATCCCCCGGTTTATGGGCAGCCTATGCAGTCACTTGGTGGCACCCCTGGAGGCTATGGCCAGCTTGTCCCTGTGCAGCCAGGATATCCCCATTCTCAGCCACCAGCTACTAGTTATGCTCAGCTAGATTATGGTTTGCAACGTGCCCCGCCATCCAATTATGGTGCTGTAGTTGGTCAGCCAGGTCATGCAAAGAGAGAACATCAGTTGTGAGCCTGAGTAGCAAGAGTACATCTAAATCTAATATGAATGAAAAGGCATCAATGTTAGGGTTGCAAAGAGAACATGCTTTTTGAGCAAACTAGGAATAGGATATATATCATGATCTTTcatcaaaacaatttttgagACAAGTAGAAAATTGCAAGCAATATCATCAtattaaaatcaatcaatttatatatatttgctaCACTGTAGCAGCTTTATAGCATATTTATTCTCGTTCGACTCCATGAATCAATCCTTGGAATTTGCTACAACAGATACATGCACCTTGTAATAGTTTCTTTCGTTTGGTACAAAACccctgttgttgttgttatattcttattattattattttactttttgttaataaataatattctaaaAGCACAAGATAAagtatatttaatattttattagattatattttattttctaaaattttcttttttaaaagtcaaattGCAAtcgctttatatatatatatatatatatatatatatatatgtatatatatataagttacaCATTCACTTGATAAATCTTGATTTGATGACTTTATATTTTCACCCTCCACTAAATACTTATAGGGGGAGTAGGTGCCAATTGATCAATTAGAGTTCATTAGCATgcaaatatcaagaaaaatccaCCCAACCACAATATATTTTGTGTAAAACCCAATAAATTGTTGAAAagcatatttttccttttaaatagtattatatattataattcataattgaatatttattattattataacataCAAGGCTCCTTTTTTCATGATTCTTTAACTTGTGGGTTATTAATACTTTTATctcaataaaaaatacaaatttttaaataattatcttgattatatataatgattagtttataataaaagtagtttctttttaaataatattatatatatatatatatatatatataaagtaaaatccatatttgatatttcacaaTTTACTACTTTAATAACATGGGAGACACATTTAAATTGTATTCTCATTTCCCTAGTTAACATTCAATTGCATTTGTTCTAATGATGTGTTGCAAAGTTCTCACAACTTACTAAATTTAACAAGAAGTGGGACTAATACAAACTGTGTTCCCCAATTAACATTCAATAAAATTAGGCCAAATGACAAAGGTCTTACGCATAATGCATAGGAGGGTGATTATGTGTTATTATATACAACACCAATgtcttagtcccaaatttttggATCAGCTATGGATACTCAATAAATTAGTTAAGATCAATGACATGTTTTCTCTTCCTCAATTCTATACTATCTTAAGTCATAATTTATTACTATATGCAGGTCCAAAACTAGGGAAGTTGCTTGCCCTATTCCTTGTATTATACAATTCAGGGGGTACGTGTATCATTCTAATTATTACTAGAGGTAGGATGATGGACCTCATATTCAAAACCCTATGTGATTAGGATGCCATGTGTCATGCTAAATCATTGACAAACACAGAGTGGTTCTTAGTGTTCACATGCTGAGCAATACTTATAGCCCAACTACCAAACCTGAACCCTGTAGCTTGGGTGTCTTTAATTGGGGCTATCACAGTCGTTCTATATTCTACTTTGATTTGGGCTCTCTCAATTACCAAAGATAGGCCTTTAGGCATATCCTACAGTCAATCTGACAAATTGAAATCTAACATGGAAAAATTCAGTGATGTATTGAATGCGCTTGGGATCATTGCCCTTGCATTCAAAGGACATAATGTTATCCTCGAGATACAGGTTAGAATCTCTAACATCCTttctacttttttctttttaggttcCATTGATAGTTTAATGTTGTTCATGTTAGTGATTTGAACTCCACCTCTTCCTCTCTcaatatttatctaa encodes:
- the LOC126707050 gene encoding uncharacterized protein LOC126707050, with the translated sequence MSDIAFNKRKYDGQAESPPATRRTGFSAPIAPHSPYSAPPSYNAVAPPIEGKQLAQEVAEKGASGFNSHESGFSSIPPDVKPHTMSKKFGIPKGRVGHIIGKDGETIGNLQTQSGTKIQITQEDMNADPNSVTLTRLVELMGTPEQIAKAEQLIIDLLAKMAYQSSTGWSKRVVFGMKIRNNKNRVKNPSMVGCYPQQGYQARPPTGWGTLRALPFQQPGYGYVQVYPSPSPQYNMSQPPYSGYPPQLASGGYASNWDQSAVPPSQQTSQRGGNDYYSQQPHSQQQQTPGGPAALADNSGYCYGQQQPSSYNQQGQGYTQDGYGRYQAQPQSGYSQPPSYDQQQGYASAPTYGNVTSPTQGGHTPSYGSQGYSTQAPPVQPSSMGQQGYTGYGPGYGAPQAQKPLANPPVYGQPMQSLGGTPGGYGQLVPVQPGYPHSQPPATSYAQLDYGLQRAPPSNYGAVVGQPGHAKREHQL